One region of Synechococcus elongatus PCC 11801 genomic DNA includes:
- the rpoB gene encoding DNA-directed RNA polymerase subunit beta: MAEQTQLAPAAFHLPDLVAIQRNSFRWFLEEGLIEELESFSPITDYTGKLELHFLGKQYKLKRPKYDVDEAKRRDGTYSVQMYVPTRLINKETGEIKEQEVFIGDLPLMTDRGTFIINGAERVIVNQIVRSPGVYYKSERDKNGRLTHNASLIPNRGAWLKFETDKNGLVWVRIDKTRKLSAQVLLKALGLSDNEIYDKLRHPEYYQKTVEKEGQFSEDEALMELYRKLRPGEPPTVSGGQQLLESRFFDPKRYDLGRVGRYKLNKKLGLNVADTVRTLTSEDILAAIDYLINLELDLGGCEVDDIDHLGNRRVRSVGELLQNQVRVGLNRLERIIRERMTVSDSDSLSPASLVNPKPLVAAIKEFFGSSQLSQFMDQTNPLAELTHKRRLSALGPGGLTRERAGFAVRDIHPSHYGRICPIETPEGPNAGLIGSLATHARVNDYGFIETPFWRVEEGRVRKDLAPVYMTADQEDDLRVAPGDVATDDAGYILGTTIPVRYRQDFTTTTSERVDYVALSPVQIISVATSLIPFLEHDDANRALMGSNMQRQAVPLLRPERPLVGTGLEPQAARDSGMVITSPVDGTISYVDATHIEVTADTGEKYGYSLQKYQRSNQDTCLNQRPIVFEGDRVQRGQVIADGSATEKGELALGQNILVAYMPWEGYNYEDAILISERLVYDDVYTSIHIEKFEIEARQTKLGPEEITREIPNVGEDALRQLDENGIIRVGAWVESGDILVGKVTPKGESDQPPEEKLLRAIFGEKARDVRDNSLRVPNGEKGRVVDVRLFTREQGDELPPGANMVVRVYVAQKRKIQVGDKMAGRHGNKGIISRILPCEDMPYLPDGTPLDIVLNPLGVPSRMNVGQVFECMLGWAGQLLDARFKVTPFDEMYGAEASRLTVNAKLSEAREQTRQPWVFSDDEPGKIQVYDGRTGEPFDRPVTVGRAYMLKLVHLVDDKIHARSTGPYSLVTQQPLGGKAQQGGQRFGEMEVWALEAYGAAYILQELLTVKSDDMQGRNEALNAIVKGKAIPRPGTPESFKVLMRELQSLCLDIAVYKTSTEDYEEDKEVDLMADVNQRRTPSRPTYESMSVGDIDDDDD; the protein is encoded by the coding sequence ATGGCTGAGCAAACGCAACTCGCTCCCGCTGCCTTCCATTTACCTGATCTTGTTGCCATTCAACGGAATAGCTTCCGTTGGTTCCTAGAAGAAGGACTAATTGAAGAGCTAGAAAGCTTTTCACCGATCACAGATTACACCGGTAAGCTTGAGCTGCACTTCCTCGGTAAGCAGTATAAGCTCAAGCGCCCGAAGTACGACGTTGATGAAGCAAAACGGCGCGATGGCACCTACTCGGTGCAGATGTATGTACCGACGCGCCTGATCAACAAAGAGACGGGCGAAATTAAGGAGCAGGAAGTCTTTATTGGCGATCTGCCTCTGATGACCGACCGCGGCACCTTCATCATCAACGGTGCTGAGCGGGTGATCGTCAACCAAATCGTCCGTAGCCCTGGGGTTTACTACAAATCAGAGCGCGATAAAAACGGTCGTCTCACCCACAATGCCAGCCTGATCCCCAACCGTGGGGCATGGCTGAAGTTTGAAACCGATAAAAACGGGCTGGTTTGGGTTCGGATTGACAAGACCCGCAAACTCTCGGCTCAGGTGTTGCTGAAAGCCCTCGGCCTCAGCGACAACGAGATCTACGACAAGCTGCGTCACCCCGAGTACTACCAAAAAACGGTTGAGAAGGAAGGCCAGTTTAGCGAAGACGAAGCGCTGATGGAGCTGTACCGGAAGCTGCGCCCGGGTGAGCCTCCGACCGTTTCGGGCGGTCAGCAATTGCTGGAGTCGCGCTTCTTTGACCCCAAACGCTACGACTTGGGTCGCGTGGGTCGCTACAAGCTCAACAAGAAGCTCGGTCTCAACGTTGCTGATACGGTTCGGACGCTGACTTCCGAAGATATCCTGGCGGCGATCGACTACCTGATTAACCTCGAGCTGGATTTAGGCGGCTGTGAGGTGGATGACATTGACCACCTCGGCAACCGTCGCGTGCGATCGGTTGGAGAACTGCTGCAAAACCAAGTGCGGGTTGGTCTGAATCGCTTGGAGCGGATCATTCGGGAACGGATGACGGTGTCGGATTCCGACAGCCTCTCGCCGGCCTCGTTGGTCAACCCCAAACCGCTGGTGGCTGCGATCAAAGAGTTCTTTGGTTCCTCACAACTCTCGCAGTTCATGGACCAAACCAACCCCTTGGCGGAGTTGACCCACAAACGGCGTCTGAGTGCCCTCGGTCCCGGTGGCTTGACACGGGAGCGGGCTGGCTTTGCGGTGCGGGACATTCACCCCAGTCACTACGGCCGGATTTGCCCGATTGAAACGCCGGAAGGCCCGAACGCGGGTCTGATTGGTTCCTTGGCGACCCACGCCCGTGTCAACGACTACGGCTTTATTGAAACGCCGTTCTGGCGCGTCGAAGAAGGACGGGTGCGCAAGGACTTGGCGCCGGTCTACATGACTGCTGACCAAGAAGATGACCTGCGGGTGGCTCCGGGAGACGTGGCCACGGATGATGCAGGCTACATCCTGGGAACCACAATTCCGGTGCGTTATCGCCAGGACTTCACCACCACGACATCGGAGCGGGTGGACTACGTTGCGCTGTCGCCGGTGCAAATCATCTCGGTTGCAACGTCACTGATTCCTTTCTTGGAACACGATGACGCCAACCGTGCCCTAATGGGCTCGAACATGCAACGGCAGGCGGTGCCGCTGTTGCGGCCAGAGCGGCCTTTGGTCGGGACAGGTCTGGAGCCCCAAGCGGCCCGTGACTCAGGGATGGTGATCACCAGCCCGGTCGACGGCACGATCTCCTACGTCGATGCCACTCACATTGAAGTGACGGCTGACACGGGTGAGAAGTATGGCTACTCCCTACAGAAGTACCAGCGCTCGAACCAAGACACCTGTCTGAACCAGCGCCCGATCGTGTTTGAAGGCGATCGCGTTCAACGGGGTCAGGTGATTGCTGACGGTTCTGCCACTGAAAAAGGTGAGCTGGCCCTGGGGCAAAACATCCTCGTCGCCTACATGCCTTGGGAAGGCTACAACTACGAGGACGCGATTCTGATCAGCGAGCGGCTGGTCTATGACGACGTCTATACCTCGATCCACATCGAAAAATTCGAGATTGAGGCTCGTCAGACCAAGTTAGGCCCTGAGGAGATTACCCGCGAAATTCCCAACGTTGGCGAAGATGCCCTGCGTCAACTCGACGAAAACGGGATCATCCGCGTCGGCGCTTGGGTTGAGTCCGGCGACATCTTGGTCGGCAAGGTAACCCCCAAAGGCGAATCGGATCAGCCGCCGGAAGAGAAACTGTTGCGGGCAATCTTTGGTGAGAAAGCGCGGGATGTCCGCGACAACTCGCTGCGAGTCCCCAACGGTGAGAAAGGCCGCGTCGTTGATGTGCGTCTCTTTACCCGCGAGCAGGGTGATGAGTTACCACCGGGCGCCAATATGGTCGTCCGGGTCTATGTGGCTCAAAAACGCAAGATCCAAGTCGGCGACAAGATGGCCGGCCGCCACGGGAACAAGGGGATCATCTCGCGGATTCTGCCCTGCGAGGATATGCCCTACCTGCCGGATGGCACCCCGCTGGACATCGTTCTCAATCCCCTGGGTGTGCCCTCGCGGATGAACGTCGGCCAGGTGTTCGAGTGCATGCTCGGCTGGGCAGGTCAGCTACTCGATGCCCGCTTCAAAGTCACTCCCTTTGACGAGATGTATGGGGCAGAAGCCTCGCGCTTGACGGTCAACGCCAAGCTGTCTGAGGCTCGGGAGCAAACACGACAGCCGTGGGTCTTCAGCGATGATGAACCCGGCAAGATCCAGGTTTATGACGGTCGAACTGGTGAGCCCTTCGATCGCCCGGTGACGGTGGGTCGAGCTTACATGCTCAAACTGGTGCACTTGGTCGACGACAAGATCCACGCCCGTTCAACGGGTCCCTACTCCTTGGTTACCCAGCAGCCCCTTGGTGGTAAAGCCCAACAAGGTGGTCAACGCTTCGGGGAGATGGAAGTGTGGGCCTTGGAAGCCTATGGCGCAGCCTACATCCTGCAAGAGTTGTTGACGGTCAAGTCAGACGATATGCAAGGGCGGAATGAAGCCCTCAATGCGATCGTGAAGGGCAAAGCGATTCCACGCCCGGGTACGCCAGAGTCCTTCAAGGTGTTGATGCGAGAGTTGCAATCGCTCTGCCTCGACATTGCGGTCTATAAGACCTCGACCGAGGACTATGAAGAAGACAAAGAAGTGGATCTGATGGCCGATGTCAATCAACGTCGGACTCCCTCGCGCCCGACCTACGAGTCAATGTCGGTTGGTGACATTGATGATGATGACGACTAA